The bacterium genome window below encodes:
- a CDS encoding winged helix-turn-helix transcriptional regulator has protein sequence MEKKLYEMQAELCKTLSNPKRLEILDILKEREEISVNHLAEMLEIPKANTSQHLAVLRQAGVVATRKDGINVYYSLKSAKISEACSLTRQILLERLEDHVSLSDLIKQNGN, from the coding sequence ATGGAAAAGAAGCTCTATGAAATGCAGGCCGAGCTCTGCAAGACGCTGTCGAATCCCAAGCGACTCGAGATCCTGGACATCCTGAAGGAACGGGAAGAGATCTCGGTGAACCATCTGGCCGAGATGCTGGAGATCCCGAAGGCCAACACCTCCCAGCACCTGGCGGTGCTGCGCCAGGCGGGCGTCGTGGCGACGCGCAAGGACGGCATCAACGTCTACTACAGCCTGAAGTCGGCCAAGATCTCCGAGGCCTGCTCGCTCACGCGGCAGATCCTGCTCGAGCGCCTCGAAGACCACGTCAGCCTGTCGGATCTGATCAAGCAGAACGGCAACTAG
- the ispH gene encoding 4-hydroxy-3-methylbut-2-enyl diphosphate reductase produces MSEKSKRLLIVNPRGFCAGVERAIEVVDRLLERHGAPLYVRKEIVHNKAVVEDFRARGVVFVDELDEVPDGNTVVFSAHGVAPAIRDEAARRGLRAIDATCPLVTKVHQEVVRNVDRGHPMVLIGHAGHDEVLGTMGEAPGRITLVTSVADVARLPFPDDAAVACSTQTTLSVDETREIVAALRERYPNLVEPPKSDICYATQNRQDAVKALVAEGIGHLLVVGSETSSNSRRLCEVAENQGVPSSLIDGPDDIDLAALDPAGDVGLTAGASAPEHLVQAVAARLADAGWTTTELVTLEENVRFSLPQELH; encoded by the coding sequence ATGTCCGAGAAGTCCAAGCGCCTGCTGATCGTCAACCCCCGCGGTTTCTGCGCCGGCGTCGAGCGCGCCATCGAGGTGGTCGATCGCCTGCTCGAGCGGCACGGGGCGCCCCTGTACGTGCGCAAGGAGATCGTGCACAACAAGGCCGTGGTCGAGGACTTCCGGGCGCGCGGCGTCGTCTTTGTCGACGAACTGGACGAGGTGCCCGACGGGAACACGGTGGTGTTCAGCGCCCACGGCGTGGCGCCGGCCATCCGGGACGAGGCGGCGCGCCGCGGCCTGCGGGCCATCGACGCCACCTGCCCCCTGGTCACCAAGGTGCACCAGGAGGTCGTACGCAACGTGGACCGGGGCCATCCCATGGTGCTCATCGGCCACGCGGGCCACGACGAGGTGCTCGGCACCATGGGCGAGGCGCCCGGTCGCATCACCCTCGTGACCAGCGTCGCCGACGTGGCTCGCCTGCCGTTCCCGGACGACGCGGCCGTGGCCTGCTCGACCCAGACCACCCTCAGCGTCGACGAGACCCGCGAGATCGTCGCCGCGCTGCGCGAGCGGTACCCGAACCTGGTGGAGCCGCCGAAGAGCGACATCTGCTATGCGACCCAGAACCGGCAGGACGCGGTCAAGGCCCTGGTGGCCGAGGGCATCGGCCATCTGCTCGTGGTCGGCTCCGAGACCAGCAGCAACAGCCGCCGCCTCTGCGAGGTGGCCGAGAACCAGGGCGTGCCGTCGTCGCTGATCGACGGGCCGGACGACATCGACCTCGCGGCGCTGGATCCGGCCGGCGACGTGGGGCTGACGGCGGGCGCCTCGGCGCCGGAGCACCTGGTCCAGGCCGTGGCCGCCCGGCTCGCCGACGCCGGCTGGACGACCACCGAACTGGTCACGCTCGAGGAGAACGTCCGTTTCAGCTTGCCCCAGGAGTTGCACTGA
- a CDS encoding DUF2892 domain-containing protein, which produces MTVNRVLHIVAGAFVLASLALAHFVSPKWLYFTAFVGLNLFQSGFTNWCLMATILKKLGVPETAGAAR; this is translated from the coding sequence ATGACCGTCAATCGCGTGCTCCACATCGTCGCCGGCGCGTTCGTCCTGGCGAGCCTCGCCCTGGCCCACTTCGTCAGTCCGAAGTGGCTGTACTTCACGGCCTTCGTCGGGCTGAACCTCTTCCAGAGCGGATTCACGAACTGGTGCCTGATGGCCACCATCCTGAAGAAACTGGGCGTTCCGGAAACCGCCGGCGCGGCCCGCTGA